The following coding sequences are from one Verrucosispora sp. WMMD573 window:
- a CDS encoding helix-turn-helix domain-containing protein, whose product MLEVIGLTSAEEELYRCLVQLTRARVEQLAERLHRPRTDVLAHLDALRAKGLVQPVGPEPDAPLRPLAPDVPLGGVLLRQQEALETARASVTQLAEEYRTAMRRHDAEHLVEVITGARVLRERLRDLQNAARVEVLWFCRANPLAMPGQDNVEEFHALARGVRYRAIYEREMLLEPGALQDVEQGVRAGEQARVLDRLPVRLAIVDARTAVCPLVPDRSSGEPSAAVIGRSQLLDALLSLFESHWRNATPLRSTVPPAATAEPDAETYRPDADEARLLSLFVAGVPDKSIASQLGVSRRTVQRRLADLMAVAGVDTRPGLAFQVARRGWI is encoded by the coding sequence ATGTTGGAGGTGATCGGCCTGACCTCGGCGGAAGAGGAGCTCTACCGCTGTCTGGTGCAGCTCACCCGGGCGCGGGTCGAGCAGTTGGCCGAGCGGCTGCACCGCCCCCGGACGGACGTCCTCGCCCACCTCGACGCCCTGCGCGCCAAGGGTCTGGTACAGCCGGTCGGCCCGGAACCGGACGCCCCGCTGCGCCCGCTCGCGCCGGATGTCCCGCTCGGCGGGGTGCTGCTGCGCCAGCAGGAGGCGCTCGAGACGGCCCGCGCCTCGGTCACCCAACTCGCCGAGGAGTACCGGACCGCGATGCGGCGGCACGACGCCGAACACCTGGTGGAGGTGATCACCGGAGCGCGGGTGCTCCGCGAGCGCCTGCGCGACCTGCAGAACGCCGCCCGGGTCGAGGTGCTCTGGTTCTGCCGGGCCAACCCGCTGGCAATGCCCGGCCAGGACAACGTCGAGGAGTTCCACGCACTTGCCCGGGGGGTGCGCTACCGGGCCATCTACGAACGCGAGATGCTCCTCGAACCAGGCGCGTTGCAGGACGTCGAGCAGGGCGTACGCGCCGGTGAGCAGGCCCGGGTCCTGGACCGGCTGCCGGTGCGCCTAGCCATCGTGGACGCCCGGACGGCGGTCTGTCCGCTGGTGCCGGACCGCAGCAGCGGCGAGCCGAGCGCCGCGGTGATCGGCCGCAGTCAGCTGCTCGACGCGCTGTTGTCCCTCTTCGAGAGCCACTGGCGGAACGCCACGCCGCTGCGCTCCACCGTGCCACCGGCCGCGACCGCCGAGCCGGACGCCGAGACCTACCGGCCGGACGCCGACGAGGCGCGACTGCTGTCGCTGTTCGTGGCCGGCGTACCGGACAAGTCCATCGCCTCGCAGCTCGGCGTCAGCCGGCGGACCGTGCAGCGCCGGCTTGCCGACCTGATGGCCGTTGCCGGCGTGGACACCCGACCGGGACTGGCCTTCCAGGTCGCCCGCCGAGGCTGGATCTGA
- the tyrS gene encoding tyrosine--tRNA ligase: MTDSTLPPPRRDSLTDDLRWRGLLQDSTDPDELRALLDGPGSAFYVGFDPTAPSLHVGHLMQVTTARRLQLAGHRPLLLVGGATGQIGDPKESAERTLNPPEVVATWVQRIRDQLAPFVSYTGDHAARLVNNLDWTGEMSVVEFLRDVGKHFPVNRMLAREVVRARLESGISFTEFSYQLLQANDFFELHRRHGCQLQFGGSDQWGNITAGVDYVRRRGLGPVQAFTTPLVTKSDGSKFGKTEGGAIWLDAEMTSPYAFYQFWINVDDRDVGRYLRYFSFRSREELEELEKETAERPAGRAAQRALAEELTTLVHGEREMAQVVAASQALFGRGSLDDLSAVTLRAALTEAGLVRLDELPEVAALLKAAGLVPSMKEARRVIAEGGAYVNNVRVVAADAVVSPADLLHGRYLVLRRGKRSFAGVEVGA; this comes from the coding sequence GTGACCGACAGCACCCTCCCGCCGCCCCGGCGGGACTCCCTGACCGATGACCTGCGCTGGCGGGGTCTGCTCCAGGACTCCACCGACCCGGACGAGCTGCGCGCGCTGCTCGACGGCCCGGGATCCGCCTTCTACGTGGGTTTCGACCCGACCGCGCCAAGCCTGCACGTCGGCCACCTGATGCAGGTCACCACCGCCCGTCGCCTCCAGCTCGCCGGGCACCGGCCACTGCTGCTGGTCGGGGGCGCCACCGGCCAGATCGGTGATCCGAAGGAGAGCGCGGAACGGACTCTCAACCCGCCGGAGGTCGTGGCGACCTGGGTGCAGCGGATCCGTGACCAGCTCGCGCCCTTCGTGTCGTACACCGGAGACCATGCCGCCCGCCTGGTCAACAACCTGGACTGGACCGGCGAGATGTCGGTGGTGGAGTTCCTGCGCGACGTGGGCAAGCACTTCCCGGTCAACCGGATGCTGGCCCGTGAGGTGGTCCGCGCCCGGCTGGAGAGCGGGATCAGCTTCACCGAGTTCAGCTACCAGTTGCTACAGGCCAACGACTTCTTCGAGCTGCACCGGCGGCACGGCTGCCAGCTCCAGTTCGGTGGCTCGGACCAGTGGGGCAACATCACCGCCGGAGTCGACTACGTGCGGCGGCGCGGGCTCGGGCCGGTCCAGGCGTTCACCACCCCGCTGGTGACCAAGTCGGACGGCTCGAAGTTCGGCAAGACCGAGGGCGGCGCGATCTGGCTCGATGCCGAGATGACCAGCCCGTACGCCTTCTACCAGTTCTGGATCAACGTCGATGACCGGGACGTGGGCCGTTACCTGCGCTACTTCAGCTTCCGCAGCCGGGAGGAACTGGAGGAGTTGGAGAAGGAGACGGCGGAGCGGCCGGCGGGGCGGGCCGCTCAGCGCGCTCTCGCCGAGGAGCTGACCACCCTGGTGCACGGCGAGCGGGAGATGGCCCAGGTGGTTGCCGCCAGTCAGGCCCTGTTCGGCCGGGGATCGTTGGACGACCTGTCCGCGGTGACGCTGCGCGCCGCGCTCACCGAGGCCGGGCTGGTACGCCTCGACGAACTCCCGGAGGTGGCCGCCCTGTTGAAGGCGGCCGGCCTGGTGCCGAGCATGAAGGAGGCCCGACGGGTGATCGCGGAGGGCGGCGCCTACGTCAACAATGTCCGTGTCGTCGCGGCGGACGCCGTGGTCTCGCCGGCCGATCTGCTGCACGGCAGATATCTGGTGCTGCGCCGGGGAAAGCGTTCCTTCGCCGGGGTGGAGGTCGGCGCCTGA
- a CDS encoding S8 family serine peptidase codes for MHRPSRWLIAGAAGALAIGLATPVSADPPAPPSGPAPGPTAPGTGPARITLITGDQVDLAPAAPGRVAATVRPAPGREQVTFQTLKVDGGLRVLPSDVLPYVASGVLDADLFDVQELAEDGYGDAAQGVLPLIVRYQEPAAGRVRPLAAATEARPLASINGAAIRVGKSDVGGLWTQLAGTSTLRRSTVVTAPRLGAGIASIWLDGRVRPALEHSVPQIGAPAAWAAGRDGSGVTVAVLDTGVDATHPDLVGRIAEARDFSGSGSARDGHGHGTHVAATVAGSGAASGGLRKGVAPGARLLVGKVLDDNGAGYESDIIAAMEWAAHAGAKVVNMSLGGGPTDGTDPTSQALNDLTAQTGALFVVAAGNSGAARTVGSPGAATSALTVGAVDREDNLAAFSSRGPRLGDNGLKPEITAPGVGIVAARSTGSSMGTPVGEAYTTASGTSMATPHVAGAAAILAQEHPDWTAERLKDALVSTTKANPQLTVFEQGGGRVDVSRALSQRVYGSATADFGRVADGGGTVERHVTYTNGTTTSQTLRLTLDLRNTDTGVPETDGVVVAAGQVTVPAGGSVPVSLRADPTKLAPGPHGGWLVATGADGVTVRTPVAFTLTRPIRNVTIKVLDREGEPTVAPGLTLFGEQPESDFWGFWPGEGTLQVEEGTYLLTALVEHGAPLDEQLTSLIEPELKVDRDLTVVLDAREGTPVRIETPKPAEQRAVLSYYVHRVLGNGRQIAHGVMAFSTVQQVNVTPTRPVRTGQFEFASRWQLVAPMVDAKISGVSGPVDINLLGTSPAPSGRRKLPLVWAGTGAPGELTGARNAAVLLDADPDRSEEEQVAAAAAAGAAAVLIVRPADFSAWTVWRPDGDRLPIPSLVVAWDDGQRLIAAARTGRARLDLTLTVVSPYLYDVWQVSKGRVPARVVHTVTAKNTAEVTASYHGTGADWATEQRFGWRPWQEYSWNDDQRMVRNGTTRKEFVSAGDNWWQQRVLHKMMFGWGPLEEGLTQEPRRYAANDRVTESWHAPVVRPAVPAGTAGPAPRRTGDTLDLRVAEFVDADGHVGGAGSGEEPVTVEARLSRDGRQIADLSAGWAPVPTTAGSARYRLDVSTRRASATWRYATRTETAWQFTSARPIGGKATPLPLLQVDYQVPADLHGVVPGKRAHKLGLSLRQPAGVAAPTGTNLRVEVSFDGGRNWREATVRAHGTRYTALVPAGRGTVSLRVHANDRAGNTVDQTVIDAYGLR; via the coding sequence ATGCACAGGCCCTCACGCTGGCTGATCGCCGGCGCGGCCGGCGCGTTGGCCATCGGACTCGCCACCCCCGTGTCCGCCGACCCGCCCGCACCACCCAGCGGTCCGGCACCGGGGCCGACAGCCCCCGGTACCGGACCCGCCCGCATCACCCTGATCACCGGTGACCAGGTCGACCTCGCCCCGGCGGCGCCCGGCCGGGTCGCCGCCACCGTCCGCCCCGCCCCCGGCCGGGAACAGGTCACCTTCCAGACCTTGAAGGTCGACGGCGGGCTGCGGGTGCTACCCAGCGACGTCCTGCCGTACGTCGCCAGTGGCGTGCTCGATGCCGACCTGTTCGACGTGCAGGAACTGGCCGAGGACGGCTACGGCGACGCAGCCCAGGGCGTCCTGCCGCTGATCGTGCGTTACCAGGAGCCGGCGGCTGGCCGCGTCCGCCCGCTCGCCGCCGCCACCGAGGCCCGTCCGTTGGCAAGCATCAACGGCGCCGCCATCCGGGTCGGCAAGAGTGATGTCGGTGGCCTGTGGACGCAGCTGGCCGGCACGTCGACTCTCCGTCGGTCCACCGTCGTCACCGCCCCACGACTGGGTGCCGGCATTGCCAGCATCTGGCTGGACGGACGGGTCCGTCCAGCGCTGGAGCACAGCGTGCCGCAGATCGGCGCACCCGCCGCCTGGGCGGCCGGCCGCGACGGCAGCGGTGTCACCGTGGCCGTGCTCGACACCGGCGTCGATGCGACTCACCCGGACCTGGTCGGTCGGATCGCCGAGGCGCGGGACTTCTCCGGCAGCGGCAGCGCACGCGACGGCCACGGCCACGGCACGCATGTCGCCGCGACCGTCGCTGGCAGCGGAGCCGCGTCGGGTGGTCTGCGTAAGGGCGTCGCCCCCGGCGCGCGGCTACTGGTCGGCAAGGTCCTCGACGACAACGGCGCCGGCTACGAGTCGGACATCATCGCGGCGATGGAGTGGGCCGCCCATGCCGGCGCGAAAGTGGTCAACATGAGCCTCGGCGGCGGTCCGACCGACGGCACCGATCCGACGAGTCAGGCGCTCAACGATCTGACCGCGCAGACCGGAGCGCTCTTCGTGGTCGCCGCCGGCAACTCCGGCGCAGCGCGTACCGTCGGCTCGCCGGGCGCGGCCACCTCGGCGCTCACCGTCGGGGCGGTGGACCGCGAGGACAATCTGGCGGCGTTCTCCAGCCGCGGGCCCCGCCTCGGCGACAACGGCCTGAAGCCGGAGATCACCGCGCCGGGCGTCGGTATCGTCGCGGCCCGGTCGACCGGCTCCAGCATGGGTACGCCGGTGGGCGAGGCATACACGACCGCCTCCGGCACCTCGATGGCCACTCCGCACGTGGCGGGCGCGGCGGCGATCCTCGCTCAGGAGCACCCCGACTGGACCGCCGAGAGGCTCAAGGACGCACTGGTCAGCACCACGAAGGCGAATCCCCAGTTGACCGTTTTCGAACAGGGCGGTGGCCGGGTCGACGTGTCCCGGGCACTCAGCCAGCGGGTGTACGGCTCGGCCACCGCCGACTTCGGCCGGGTGGCCGACGGTGGTGGCACGGTCGAGCGGCACGTGACGTACACCAACGGCACGACGACCTCGCAGACCCTGCGACTCACCCTGGACCTGCGCAACACGGACACCGGCGTGCCGGAGACCGACGGTGTCGTGGTCGCGGCCGGTCAGGTCACCGTGCCGGCGGGCGGCAGCGTGCCGGTGTCGTTGCGGGCCGACCCGACGAAGCTGGCCCCGGGGCCGCACGGTGGCTGGCTGGTGGCGACCGGCGCGGACGGCGTCACCGTGCGTACGCCGGTCGCCTTCACCCTCACCCGCCCGATCCGCAACGTCACGATCAAGGTGCTGGACAGGGAGGGTGAGCCGACCGTCGCACCGGGACTGACGCTCTTCGGCGAACAACCCGAGTCGGACTTCTGGGGTTTCTGGCCGGGCGAGGGCACCCTCCAGGTCGAGGAGGGCACCTACCTGCTGACCGCGCTGGTCGAGCACGGCGCGCCCCTGGACGAGCAACTGACCTCTCTCATCGAGCCGGAACTCAAGGTCGACCGGGACCTGACCGTGGTACTGGACGCGCGCGAGGGCACCCCGGTGCGGATCGAGACGCCGAAACCGGCCGAACAGCGGGCGGTGCTCAGCTACTACGTACACCGGGTGCTGGGCAACGGCCGGCAGATCGCGCACGGCGTGATGGCGTTCAGCACCGTGCAGCAGGTGAACGTCACGCCGACCCGGCCGGTGCGGACCGGACAGTTCGAGTTCGCCTCCCGCTGGCAGCTCGTCGCGCCGATGGTGGACGCGAAGATCAGCGGTGTCTCCGGTCCGGTGGACATCAACCTGCTGGGTACGTCGCCGGCCCCGAGCGGCCGGCGGAAGCTGCCGCTGGTCTGGGCCGGCACCGGCGCGCCCGGTGAGTTGACCGGGGCGCGGAATGCTGCCGTGCTGCTCGACGCCGATCCGGACCGCTCGGAGGAGGAACAGGTCGCCGCTGCCGCTGCCGCCGGCGCCGCCGCGGTGCTGATCGTCCGTCCGGCGGACTTCAGCGCCTGGACGGTGTGGCGCCCGGATGGAGACCGGCTGCCGATTCCGTCGCTGGTCGTGGCCTGGGACGACGGGCAGCGGCTGATCGCGGCGGCCCGCACGGGCCGGGCGAGGCTTGACCTCACGTTGACCGTGGTCAGCCCGTACCTCTACGACGTGTGGCAGGTGTCGAAGGGGCGGGTGCCGGCGCGGGTCGTGCACACCGTGACGGCGAAGAACACCGCCGAGGTGACCGCGAGCTACCACGGCACCGGCGCGGACTGGGCCACCGAGCAGCGGTTCGGCTGGCGTCCGTGGCAGGAGTACTCCTGGAACGACGACCAGCGCATGGTCCGCAACGGCACCACCCGCAAGGAGTTCGTCAGCGCCGGGGACAACTGGTGGCAGCAGCGGGTGCTGCACAAGATGATGTTCGGCTGGGGGCCGCTGGAGGAGGGCCTGACCCAGGAGCCCCGGCGGTACGCCGCCAACGACCGGGTGACCGAGAGCTGGCACGCCCCGGTGGTCCGCCCAGCCGTACCGGCCGGCACCGCCGGCCCGGCGCCCCGACGGACCGGCGACACCCTGGACCTGCGGGTGGCCGAGTTCGTCGATGCCGACGGTCACGTCGGCGGGGCCGGCTCCGGCGAGGAACCGGTGACCGTCGAGGCCCGCCTCAGCAGGGACGGGCGGCAGATCGCGGACCTCTCCGCGGGCTGGGCGCCGGTGCCCACCACCGCCGGTTCGGCCCGCTACCGGCTGGACGTGTCCACCCGACGTGCCTCCGCCACGTGGCGCTACGCCACCCGCACCGAGACAGCCTGGCAGTTCACCTCGGCCCGTCCGATCGGCGGCAAGGCTACCCCGTTGCCCCTGCTCCAGGTCGACTACCAGGTTCCCGCCGACCTGCACGGTGTGGTGCCCGGCAAGCGGGCGCACAAGCTCGGGCTGAGTCTGCGCCAGCCGGCCGGGGTAGCCGCGCCGACCGGCACCAACCTGCGGGTCGAGGTGTCGTTCGACGGCGGGCGGAACTGGCGCGAGGCGACGGTGCGGGCGCACGGCACCCGCTACACCGCCTTGGTGCCAGCCGGCCGGGGCACCGTGTCGCTGCGGGTGCATGCCAACGACCGGGCGGGAAACACCGTCGACCAGACCGTGATCGACGCGTACGGGCTGCGCTGA
- a CDS encoding Replicase polyprotein 1ab, whose amino-acid sequence MIDEDPAEALAHALAARRLASRISAVREAVGLAAYHAGEWQSAIAELRTYHRMSGAQSHLAVIADSERALGRPERAIDLFRGADQEKLDPAVAIELLIVAAGARGDLGQRDAAVAMLQVPELTTDAVQPWTARLRYAYADALLAVGRRAEAREWFSRAAEVDTEAETDAAERLLELDGVVIEGDDEDEVAEELAAGPGAPGAVPAQPDAGSSASTVDSDQHDPAADDLASDEPEAEAAVVADSTAAQDLVADPPHADDERNADGDGVAGAAVPETTAEAAEPSADRRESDGIEEPEARQR is encoded by the coding sequence CTGATCGACGAGGATCCGGCCGAGGCGCTTGCGCACGCATTGGCCGCCCGCCGGCTCGCATCGCGGATCTCCGCGGTCCGAGAGGCTGTCGGCCTGGCCGCGTACCACGCAGGGGAGTGGCAGTCGGCTATCGCCGAGCTGCGGACGTACCACCGGATGAGTGGCGCGCAGAGCCACCTGGCGGTGATCGCGGACAGCGAGCGGGCACTGGGCCGCCCCGAACGGGCCATCGACCTGTTCCGGGGGGCCGACCAGGAGAAGCTGGACCCGGCCGTGGCGATCGAACTGCTGATCGTGGCCGCCGGTGCGCGGGGCGACCTCGGGCAGCGGGACGCGGCCGTGGCGATGCTCCAGGTACCCGAGCTGACCACCGACGCCGTCCAGCCGTGGACGGCCCGACTGCGCTACGCGTACGCCGACGCGCTGCTGGCCGTGGGGCGGCGGGCCGAGGCGCGGGAGTGGTTCTCCCGCGCGGCGGAGGTGGACACCGAGGCCGAGACCGACGCGGCTGAGCGGCTGCTCGAACTCGACGGCGTGGTCATCGAGGGTGACGACGAGGACGAGGTGGCCGAGGAACTGGCCGCTGGTCCGGGTGCCCCTGGCGCGGTGCCGGCCCAGCCGGACGCCGGCTCGTCGGCCAGCACCGTGGACAGCGACCAGCATGACCCGGCCGCGGACGACCTGGCGTCCGACGAGCCGGAGGCCGAGGCGGCGGTCGTCGCGGACTCCACGGCCGCCCAGGACCTGGTGGCCGACCCGCCGCACGCTGACGACGAGCGGAACGCGGATGGCGACGGGGTAGCGGGCGCGGCCGTCCCCGAGACCACCGCGGAGGCCGCTGAACCTTCTGCTGACCGTCGCGAGTCGGACGGGATCGAGGAACCGGAGGCACGGCAGCGATGA
- a CDS encoding HAD-IIA family hydrolase, whose product MSAGRLVDGYALVVFDLDGVVYLIDQPIPGAVETVARLHGEGRAVAYATNNASRRAADVADLLTGMGVPARPEEVLTSAAAAAQLLGERLPAGAPVLVVGAEALRAEISEAGLKPVSTADEGPIAVIQGYGPQVGWADLAEAAVAVRAGATWVATNTDRTLPSGRGPLPGNGALVAALATALGRDPDEIVGKPAPELFATAARRADNGRTVVVGDRLDTDIEGANRAGLDSLLVLTGVSDAAELLAAPAARRPTYVSWDLTGLFDPDGVVRVPASDTDQGGWQVTTGAGDWQLSGSGRALDALAALCAAAWHSHPSGPVRPASPQAVQALEQLRLAS is encoded by the coding sequence ATGAGCGCGGGCCGGCTGGTGGACGGTTACGCCCTGGTCGTCTTCGACCTGGACGGGGTGGTCTACCTGATCGACCAGCCGATCCCCGGCGCGGTCGAGACGGTCGCCCGACTGCACGGTGAGGGCCGAGCCGTCGCGTACGCGACGAACAACGCCTCGCGCCGCGCCGCCGACGTGGCCGACCTGCTCACCGGGATGGGTGTGCCGGCGCGACCGGAGGAGGTGCTCACCAGCGCCGCCGCCGCCGCCCAGCTGCTGGGCGAGCGGCTGCCGGCCGGCGCGCCGGTGCTCGTGGTGGGTGCCGAGGCGCTCCGGGCCGAGATCAGCGAGGCCGGCCTCAAACCGGTTTCCACGGCCGACGAAGGCCCGATCGCGGTCATCCAGGGGTACGGCCCGCAGGTGGGCTGGGCAGATCTGGCCGAGGCGGCGGTGGCGGTACGGGCCGGCGCGACCTGGGTGGCCACGAACACCGACCGTACGCTGCCCAGCGGGCGCGGGCCGTTGCCGGGCAACGGCGCACTGGTGGCCGCGTTGGCCACCGCGCTCGGCCGGGACCCGGACGAGATTGTCGGTAAGCCGGCACCGGAGCTGTTCGCCACCGCCGCCCGGCGGGCGGACAACGGTCGTACGGTGGTCGTCGGTGACCGGCTGGACACCGACATCGAGGGGGCCAACCGGGCCGGTCTGGACAGCCTGCTGGTCCTCACCGGTGTCAGCGACGCCGCCGAGCTGCTCGCCGCGCCCGCAGCGCGCCGGCCGACGTACGTCTCCTGGGATCTGACCGGCCTCTTCGACCCCGACGGCGTGGTGCGGGTGCCGGCGTCAGACACCGACCAGGGCGGCTGGCAGGTGACCACCGGTGCCGGCGACTGGCAGCTGTCCGGGTCGGGGCGTGCGCTGGACGCCCTCGCGGCGCTGTGCGCGGCGGCCTGGCACAGTCATCCGTCCGGCCCGGTCCGGCCGGCGTCCCCGCAGGCGGTGCAGGCGCTGGAGCAGCTCCGTTTGGCGTCCTGA
- a CDS encoding SCP2 sterol-binding domain-containing protein — MATVDECRQALQDLAARLERNAETVRDRVDLDRTLACRITDLETAFHGRLTGGRLVELADGDDPKAKIAMSTTSDDLLALVRGDLDVTRAVANRRVSIKANPFDLMKLRKLL, encoded by the coding sequence GTGGCCACGGTGGACGAGTGTCGGCAGGCGTTGCAGGATCTGGCCGCCCGGCTTGAGCGCAACGCGGAGACCGTTCGCGATCGCGTGGACCTGGATCGCACCCTGGCCTGCCGGATCACTGATCTGGAGACCGCCTTTCACGGTCGGCTCACCGGCGGCAGGCTGGTGGAGCTCGCCGACGGTGACGATCCGAAGGCGAAGATCGCGATGAGCACCACAAGTGACGACCTGCTGGCCCTGGTACGCGGCGATCTCGACGTCACTCGCGCGGTCGCCAACCGCCGCGTGTCAATCAAGGCGAACCCGTTTGACCTGATGAAGCTGCGCAAGCTGCTCTGA
- a CDS encoding TlyA family RNA methyltransferase, with amino-acid sequence MARRNRLDAELVRRGLARSREQAVALVEAGRVQLRGVPARKAAAMVDPADPLLVSGADPTSEYVSRGGHKLAGALAAFAPAGLVVHGRRCLDAGASTGGFTDVLLRADAAEVVAVDVGYGQLAWPLRNDPRVRVFERTNVRTLVPETIGGPVDLTVADLSFISLRLVLPALAACTRADGDLALMVKPQFEVGRERVGAGGVVRDPELRAQAVLDVATAAATLRLGLADIAASPLPGPSGNVEFFVWLRRDAPPADPERVRAVVAAGPGGRVKSGDGPDEVTEEVAT; translated from the coding sequence ATGGCACGGCGTAACCGGTTGGACGCCGAACTCGTCCGTCGCGGCCTGGCCCGCTCCCGCGAGCAGGCGGTCGCGTTGGTGGAGGCTGGCCGCGTGCAGCTGCGTGGGGTGCCGGCCCGCAAGGCCGCCGCGATGGTCGACCCCGCCGATCCGTTGCTGGTCAGCGGCGCCGACCCGACCTCCGAGTACGTTTCCCGGGGCGGGCACAAGCTGGCCGGCGCGCTCGCCGCGTTCGCCCCTGCCGGGCTGGTGGTGCATGGTCGACGCTGTCTGGACGCCGGCGCGTCCACCGGCGGCTTCACCGACGTGCTGCTGCGCGCCGACGCCGCCGAGGTGGTCGCGGTGGACGTCGGCTACGGCCAACTGGCCTGGCCGCTGCGCAACGATCCGCGGGTACGGGTCTTCGAACGCACGAATGTCAGGACGCTGGTCCCGGAGACGATCGGCGGCCCGGTTGACCTGACCGTCGCCGACCTGTCGTTCATCTCGCTGCGGTTGGTGCTGCCCGCCCTGGCAGCCTGCACCCGGGCCGACGGTGACCTGGCGCTGATGGTGAAACCGCAGTTCGAGGTGGGTCGGGAGCGGGTCGGTGCCGGTGGGGTGGTGCGCGATCCGGAACTTCGGGCACAGGCGGTGCTGGACGTCGCCACGGCAGCCGCGACGCTGCGGTTGGGGCTGGCGGATATCGCGGCCAGCCCGTTGCCGGGGCCGAGCGGCAACGTCGAGTTCTTCGTATGGTTACGCCGGGACGCGCCGCCGGCCGACCCGGAGCGGGTGCGGGCCGTGGTGGCGGCCGGGCCAGGCGGCCGGGTGAAGTCCGGCGACGGACCGGACGAGGTGACGGAGGAGGTGGCCACGTGA
- a CDS encoding NAD kinase has translation MTRTALLVTHTGRRRSTEHARTVAADLIAAGFEVRVVAEEAEDLDLPGVVPVTGPEAAEGAEIVFALGGDGTFLRAAELARPAKVPLLGINLGKVGFLAEAEIDDLDVAVRDVVSRNYSVDERLTLDVMAEFDGGPTIESWALNEISVEKGERAQMLELLVDVDGRPLSRYGCDGVVCATPTGSTAYAFSGGGPVVWPEVEALLLVPISAHALFSRPLVTAPTSTMTITVDPFTTLAVLCCDGRRVYDLPPGARVTVRRGTLPVRIVRLRDRSFTARLVAKFDLPVHGWRGNRR, from the coding sequence GTGACCCGCACGGCCCTGTTGGTGACGCACACCGGCCGCCGACGCAGCACCGAGCATGCCCGTACGGTGGCCGCGGACCTGATTGCCGCCGGGTTCGAGGTGCGGGTGGTGGCCGAGGAGGCCGAGGATCTCGACCTGCCGGGCGTGGTGCCGGTGACCGGGCCGGAGGCGGCCGAGGGCGCAGAGATCGTTTTCGCGCTCGGTGGGGATGGCACGTTCCTGCGCGCCGCGGAGCTGGCCCGGCCGGCGAAGGTGCCGCTGCTCGGCATCAACCTCGGCAAGGTCGGCTTTCTCGCCGAGGCGGAGATCGACGATCTGGACGTGGCGGTCCGTGACGTGGTCAGCCGCAACTACAGCGTCGACGAGCGGCTCACCCTCGATGTGATGGCGGAGTTCGACGGTGGGCCGACCATCGAGTCGTGGGCACTCAACGAGATAAGCGTCGAGAAGGGCGAGCGGGCCCAGATGCTGGAACTTCTCGTCGACGTCGACGGGCGGCCGCTGTCCCGGTACGGCTGCGACGGCGTGGTCTGTGCCACGCCCACCGGTTCCACGGCGTACGCCTTCTCCGGTGGCGGACCGGTGGTCTGGCCCGAGGTGGAGGCGTTGCTGCTGGTGCCGATCAGCGCGCACGCGTTGTTCAGCCGACCGCTGGTGACGGCCCCCACCTCCACCATGACGATCACCGTCGACCCGTTCACCACCCTGGCCGTGCTCTGCTGCGACGGGCGGCGGGTCTACGACCTGCCGCCGGGCGCCCGGGTCACCGTGCGGCGGGGCACCCTGCCGGTGCGGATCGTACGGCTGCGCGACCGATCGTTCACCGCGCGCCTGGTGGCCAAGTTCGACCTCCCGGTGCATGGCTGGCGAGGCAACCGCCGCTGA